From Juglans regia cultivar Chandler chromosome 9, Walnut 2.0, whole genome shotgun sequence:
ACTTTAGCTAAGTGCTGCATCTGGTAATTCGTTACAGATTTAGCTAAAGATCATACAGCATTGAAGGAATAATATCAtacattctctctttcttttaaagaagaaatttaTTTACGGCTGAAGAAAGTGTTTTCCAGAACCCTCTTATCCCTGATCTGTAGGGTGATTTTCTGTTCTTTACCAATCCTATCGTTGTTCCCTTATTACCATATCAAAATCTGTAGATGTAAACCTCTTTCAAGTTCCAGCTAGAACCCTTGTTGCTTGAACTTGGCCATCTTGGAAAGTTCATCAACTGCTTCAACTAAGTGATCAAGCCTGACCACAAACTCGATAAGCAAGGAAGTAAAGGTGGCCAGTGACAATGCTGCAGTGCTCTCCAATGCGCTCATCCGAGGCAAGATGTCTGTATTCAGACCTCCATCTTCTTCAAAAGCATCTACCTCTCTAGATGGCCAAGAATGCAGCCTTCTGGATTGCTTCCTCATTGTCTCATGATAAGACTCTGTCCGTGCCAGTGGGAGAGTCTCTGAGGGTGGGTTTGCAGTTTTTTCGATGCTGTTGTTTTCATCAAGATCGGCCAATTGGTTTGAGAAGTCGGATGGGGTGGATGAATGGGCACAAGGGAGCTTTGGTAATGTTTTGGTAAATTTGATAGAATGCACGTCTATGGCTCTTTGGAGTCTCTCAGTTGAGCTGTGAACCCTTTTCAGTAAAGAGGTTTTCAGGCTTTTCTTCATGTTGCTGATATCTTTACCCAAAACCCTCACCAGTTCTGCAGCCTGGTTTGCTGCTTCTTGGATTTCTGACTTGAATGTGATTCTGAGGTTGTATGGTGCCTATATAAAACCCCCAAAATGTAGAAAGtgagttaaaatttattatatatctatatatatatatatatatatatatataatggacagcttgaaacttgaaaggtcagtgtatatatatatatatatatatgatttagttTTATGAGTGGCTACTGCCGGCAGTACTTCTGGCCGGTCTTCTGTTCTATTCAGTTCACATAGTATTAAGACTCCACTATTTACAGATATAAGGACTGCTTACATATGACTTTAAATGAACTTTTTTTATTCCTAAATTCTTATAGTCCATCCATTTTACTCAATTTAGCTAAGATTGGCTGTGCGCAGAAGAATGCATCGACAAGAGATATTGGTCAATGCGTACCTCATCAGACAGTCATGCAGTTATTTTTTCCCCATTGATTGAACTTCTCTGATACTGTAAATGATCTGGAGATATAGCAGAACGTGGCCTTACAAGAGATCATCTGCATGCACTCCCTAAAAATGGCAACTTCTCGTGGATTTTGATGCTTTATTTCATTCAATGGCCAAAATGCAGATATGCCTTATCCAACCGGAGAGGGGTCTTGGCctctcttaattaaaaaaataaatttaataaattttgccTCAACCCCTTTCCTTGCTCCGATTCCCTTTGCACCTGTGTTTCAGGGGTTGGGCCAGGAATTCCATAAATTTATTTCCGTTTCTGGTAACACTAAAAAACCAGcctgaaaatttttctaattgcTGATTTTTGTTCATCATTCCTCGAGTTCCCTTTTAACCCCtccttgttcttgtttctttctcttctcaaCAACCGCAAGTTTaaagggaatatatatatatatatataaagatgtaattaatatataattagtccGACATTAGTTCAACCAGCTCAAGGAATAATTTCTTACtctgctagctagctgtttATATATTATCCAACTCATCAACAGAATGTTTTACAACCACTAATTACTCATGTGCATGCCATGGACTAGAAAATTTTGAGTTAGATTGGAGCTCTGCATCCTTTCAAAAGCCAATATCAGTGAATGACTCAAGTGGATCGAGCTCCCTGCTATTATCTGATAAATTAATCTCTTTATTATTCGTAAAGAATCTTGCCACATGCATGAAGTACCAATTACCGATCACAGCGTCTCCCATATGCATGCCATGATCGATCATCAATATGGAAATATCAAGCTGCTACTGGGATTGAGGACAAAGAACATATACCAACGCGCGAGGATAtagaatattatcataatatGGTTCCTAAAATGAATAAACGAATCGATTAATAGTCTTTAGCACCTACTCACCCAGCCACtcattggatatatatattcGAATGATATCTTAAATGGACACCAATTAAGTAGATCACGCACACACCATGTAAGGCCAAACTGTCTGATTCGGCCTTGACCTCACCCTTCTCCCTTTCTATTTCAATATATAGAAACGTTTCTAGCTAGCATTTATATGCAACAAAGTCGTGCACCGGTTCTGATTCTGTTGGAGGTCTAAGGATATTCTTTaattagtaatattttgtgCTTCAAACCTTTTGACAgagacttatatataatattggcaCATATATAGTATCAAAATTAATTTACGTTGTTTTTGGATATACCAATGATGCTTTCATAAGAATAGTAAGATAGAGGAAACACCTGAATTTCAGAGTGTAGAACACCGTGAAGTGCCATAACCTCGTAAGCACAATATCGTAAAACTGCTCCAACTTTGACGTACTCCGACCAGGGGTAGAAGAAGTGTCGGAACCTCCCATGTGGTGGCTCCCATTTCGCTGCACTAGCCTAGTGATAGGTACATGGAATAACAGTACTACTGACAATTATTAATACTGGCAATCAAGAGCTAACTTGTATTCTGAAAAGGGTAAAAAGTTCTgtacaaatttgaaaaataagtacCAAGGACTCTAGTTTTGCCGATGAGTTCAAAGTGCTTCGACATTTCCTATATGCAAGCTCGTCTGCAAACTCATCCATGACAGTCTTTGAGAATTCCGGATgttccaacccttcatcttccaaatatttcttcacacaTTCTATAGATAGATCGATGGCAATATTTAAATTGGCGTTAAAGATATGACTAATTAATAATTCCCACTtcatatatt
This genomic window contains:
- the LOC108997297 gene encoding aluminum-activated malate transporter 9-like isoform X1, which translates into the protein MNGKKDSFEIKISSATKAKLPLAGKRSGWIGFSCKAWIWNVWEFCNEDVNRVAFAFKVGVAVLLVSFLILFQAPYEVFGASIIWSILTVAIMFEYTVGATFNRGFNRALGSLLAGILAIAVGQLALCTGPVAEPIIIGISIFLIGTVTSFMKLWPSLVPYEYGFRVILFTFCLVIVSGYRMGNPIRTAMDRLYSIAIGGLVAVLVNVLIFPIWAGEQLHKELVDSFNAVADSLEECVKKYLEDEGLEHPEFSKTVMDEFADELAYRKCRSTLNSSAKLESLASAAKWEPPHGRFRHFFYPWSEYVKVGAVLRYCAYEVMALHGVLHSEIQAPYNLRITFKSEIQEAANQAAELVRVLGKDISNMKKSLKTSLLKRVHSSTERLQRAIDVHSIKFTKTLPKLPCAHSSTPSDFSNQLADLDENNSIEKTANPPSETLPLARTESYHETMRKQSRRLHSWPSREVDAFEEDGGLNTDILPRMSALESTAALSLATFTSLLIEFVVRLDHLVEAVDELSKMAKFKQQGF
- the LOC108997297 gene encoding aluminum-activated malate transporter 9-like isoform X2 → MNGKKDSFEIKISSATKAKLPLAGKRSGWIGFSCKAWIWNVWEFCNEDVNRVAFAFKVGVAVLLVSFLILFQAPYEVFGASIIWSILTVAIMFEYTVGATFNRGFNRALGSLLAGILAIAVGTVTSFMKLWPSLVPYEYGFRVILFTFCLVIVSGYRMGNPIRTAMDRLYSIAIGGLVAVLVNVLIFPIWAGEQLHKELVDSFNAVADSLEECVKKYLEDEGLEHPEFSKTVMDEFADELAYRKCRSTLNSSAKLESLASAAKWEPPHGRFRHFFYPWSEYVKVGAVLRYCAYEVMALHGVLHSEIQAPYNLRITFKSEIQEAANQAAELVRVLGKDISNMKKSLKTSLLKRVHSSTERLQRAIDVHSIKFTKTLPKLPCAHSSTPSDFSNQLADLDENNSIEKTANPPSETLPLARTESYHETMRKQSRRLHSWPSREVDAFEEDGGLNTDILPRMSALESTAALSLATFTSLLIEFVVRLDHLVEAVDELSKMAKFKQQGF